From Cotesia glomerata isolate CgM1 linkage group LG2, MPM_Cglom_v2.3, whole genome shotgun sequence, a single genomic window includes:
- the LOC123259223 gene encoding uncharacterized protein LOC123259223 has protein sequence MVGDRTATRQIVIRRRNNDLQFISDTHHLYDALQYPLIFWKGQDGYCVNIKQRDPVTGAETNKNVSSKDFYSYRLMIRRGRDNIILRCRELCQQFMVDMYVKIESERLRYLRYNQQKLRAEEYIHLRDAIANNADTAEIGNSVILPSSYIGSPRHMQEYIQDAMTFVREYGRPCLFITFTCNPKWPEITSLLLPGQHAIHRHDITARVFKQKLKSLINFTTKLHVFCPTRCWIYSVEWQKRGLPHAHILIWLVDKIRADDIDSLISAEIPDPSTDQLLFDIVTTNMIHGPCGNLNPSSPCMVNGKCTKRFPKDFTNDTVTHVDGYPIYRRRSTENGGQSFVKTINQADIDIDNRWVVPYSPLLSKTFDAHINVELCSSVKSIMYICKYMHKGSDTAVFGVENTNVHSPPVNENDEITIYQIGRYISSNEAVWRIFGFPIHERDPAVIHLAVHLENGQRVYFTNDTALDRAINPPKTTLTEFFELCNRADAFGAFAQTLHYSEVPRYFTWTQSKQWMPRKKGIPVDPCPGLFKSNNLGRVYTVNPRQTECFYLRLLLVNVTGPLSFQDIRKVDGQQYPTYKDACLALGLLEEDNHWDSMLAEAALNCTGKQIRLLFAIVLTTYFPARAQMLWDNHKDSMTDDILYRHRTRCNDLAISFSNAMYNEALIAIEDLCIAIANLPISYFGMSSPNRSASDLLNTDMNRELQYDTVEMASIVSRNVPLLNDEQKIIYDRIMLAVSAGQGEFFF, from the exons ATGGTTGGCGACCGTACAGCTACGCGACAAATCGTGATTCGAAGAAGAAATAATGATCTTCAGTTCATCAGTGATACCCATCATTTATATGACGCTCTCCAATATCCACTAATTTTCTGGAAGGGACAAGATGGATATTGTGTAAACATAAAACAACGAGATCCCGTAACAG gAGCTGAAACAAATAAGAACGTTAGCTCGAAggatttttattcatatcgTTTGATGATTAGACGCGGCCGAGACAACATCATTTTACGATGTCGTGAGCTTTGCCAACAATTTATGGTCGACATGTATGTGAAGATAGAGAGTGAACGACTAAGATACTTGCGATATAATCAACAGAAGCTGCGTGCGGAAGAATATATTCACTTGCGAGATGCTATTGCGAATAACGCTGACACTGCCGAAATTGGTAACTCTGTTATCTTACCATCATCGTACATAGGTAGTCCACGTCACATGCAAGAATACATACAGGATGCTATGACTTTCGTGCGTGAATATGGACGACCGTgtctttttattacttttacatGTAATCCAAAATGGCCGGAAATTACATCGTTGCTATTACCAGGACAACATGCAATACATCGTCATGACATTACAGCACGTgtgtttaaacaaaaattaaagtctttAATCAACTTTACTACCAAATTGCATGTATTTTGCCCCACACGTTGTTGGATCTATTCAGTTGAGTGGCAAAAGCGTGGATTACCTCATGCTCACATTTTAATTTGGTTGGTCGACAAAATACGTGCTGATGACATCGATAGTTTGATTTCTGCAGAGATTCCAGATCCGTCTACTGATCAATTACTATTTGATATTGTTACTACAAACATGATTCATGGTCCGTGCGGAAATCTGAATCCTTCATCACCTTGCATGGTGAACGGAAAATGTACAAAGCGTTTTCCTAAAGATTTTACTAACGATACGGTCACACATGTTGACGGATATCCAATATATCGTCGAAGAAGTACCGAAAATGGCGGACAATCTTTCGTTAAAACTATCAACCAGGCAGACATCGACATTGATAATCGTTGGGTGGTACCATATTCACCTTTGCTGAGCAAAACATTCGATgctcatattaatgttgagtTATGCAGTTCGGTGAAGAGTATCATGTATATTTGCAAGTATATGCATAAAGGAAGTGATACGGCTGTATTTGGGGTTGAAAATACTAATGTTCATTCTCCTCCAGTGAatgaaaatgatgaaattacgATTTACCAAATTGGCAGGTATATCAGTTCCAATGAAGCTGTCTGGCGCATTTTCGGTTTCCCAATTCATGAACGGGATCCAGCAGTTATCCATTTAGCTGTCCATCTTGAAAACGGCCAGCGCGTATATTTCACCAACGATACAGCGCTTGATCGTGCTATAAATCCACCAAAAACTACGCTCACCGAATTTTTTGAACTGTGCAATCGTGCGGATGCTTTTGGTGCCTTCGCACAAACACTGCACTATTCTGAAGTTCCACGGTATTTTACATGGACTCAGTCGAAACAATGGATGCCCCGTAAGAAAGGGATACCAGTTGATCCGTGCCCCGGTTTAttcaaatcaaataatttggGTCGTGTATATACAGTCAATCCAAGGCAAACTGAGTGCTTTTATCTGCGACTATTGTTAGTTAATGTCACCGGACCATTGTCATTTCAAGATATACGGAAGGTAGATGGACAACAGTATCCTACGTATAAAGATGCATGCCTTGCTCTAGGCTTGCTAGAAGAAGACAACCATTGGGACAGTATGCTTGCTGAAGCAGCATTAAACTGCACAGGAAAACAAATTCGTCTACTATTTGCTATAGTATTGACTACATATTTCCCGGCCCGAGCACAAATGTTGTGGGATAATCACAAAGATTCAATGACTGATGATATATTGTATCGACATCGTACAAGGTGCAACGATCTAGCAATATCATTCAGTAATGCAATGTACAATGAAGCATTGATTGCTATTGAGGATCTTTGCATTGCTATTGCGAATTTACCAATCAGTTATTTCGGTATGAGCTCACCGAATCGAAGTGCATCTGATTTACTCAACACAGATATGAATCGTGAACTACAGTATGATACTGTAGAAATGGCAAGCATTGTTAGTCGCAATGTTCCACTACTAAATgatgaacaaaaaattatctacGACCGCATCATGCTGGCAGTTTCGGCAGGACAAGGAGAATTCTTTTTTTAG
- the LOC123259043 gene encoding uncharacterized protein LOC123259043: protein MDHCRDDYRELLQLSSIFLSATTTNITFKHPGAVHYARWMAKAIYSLKIFLFRNEFHLTKSEIAGLRELSLFIIIFYLKAWYTAPCAIAPPNNDLTLIKELISYTKFNNTISRACSEKLANHLWYLNNELSVLSLFDETVSVETKRRIVHALKNCETNETTTSRFIIDKKNLESLLNKDLSQFVSMRSINLFKSFDLSYDFIDEDVTLWPQNLNYKRNLDYFEKLQVVNDVAERGVALIEQYNRCLTKNEEQLQYLLQVVTEHRKRYPNL from the exons atggaTCATTGTCGTGACGATTACCGTGAACTCCTGCAATTATCATCGATATTTTTGAGTGCTACTACcacaaatattacatttaagcATCCTGGAGCCGTCCATTATGCAAGGTGGATGGCtaaagcaatatatagtttaaaaatttttttatttagaaatgaaTTTCATCTTACTAAATCAGAAATAGCTGGATTACGAGAActtagtttatttatcataatattctatttaaaagcttGGTATACTGCGCCGTGCGCTATAGCACCacctaataatgatttaactttaattaaagaattaatttcatatacaaaatttaataatactatttcACGGGCATGCTCAGAAAAATTAGCCAATCACTTGTGGTATTTAAATAACGAGTTGTCTGTTTTATCTCTCTTTGACGAAACTGTTTCGGTTGaaacaaaaagaagaataGTTCATGCTTTAAAAAACTGTGAAACCAATGAAACTACAACAAGTCGTTTtataatcgataagaaaaatttagagtcattattaaataaagatcttAGTCAATTTGTATCTATGAGATCGATAAATCTGTTTAAATCGTTTGATTTGTCGTATGATTTCATTGATGAGGATGTAACTTTGTGGCCTCAAAATCTAAATTACAAAAGAAACTTGGACTATTTTGAGAAACTTCAAGTTGTAAATGATGTAGCAGAACGCGGCGTGGCATTAATAGAGCAGTATAATCGATGCTTAACGAAAAATGAAGAACAGCTTCAGTATTTATTGCAAGTAGTGACAGAACATAGAAAACGATAtcctaatt TATAA